The window CGGCGCGCAGCCTGCGCGGTCAGCGCGTCGCGCAGCGGCGTGTGCGGATGCACGAAAGCCGAACTCGGCAGATGCAGGCCCATCACTTCCATCAGCATCTGATTGCTGTTCGCGGTGCCGTAGAAGGTGCAGGTGCCGTGGCTGTGATACGCGGCGGCTTCCGCTTCGAGCAGCGCGTCGCGGCCGCACTGGCCGGTGGCGAAGAGCTGGCGCGTCCTGGCTTTGTCGTCGTTCGAAAGGCCGCTGCCCATTGGGCCGGCCGGCACGAAGATGGTCGGCAGATGGCCGAATTGCAGCGCGCCGATCAGCAGACCCGGCACGATCTTGTCGCAAATGCCGAGGCACAGCGCCGCGTCGAACATGTTGTGGGTCAGCGCGACCGCTGTGCTCATGGCGATCACTTCGCGCGAGAACAGCGACAGTTCCATGCCCGCGTTGCCTTGCGTGATGCCGTCGCACATGGCCGGCACGCCGCCCGCGAATTGCGCGACGCCGCCGTTTTCACGCGCGGCCTGCTTGATGATATCCGGGTAGTTTTTGTACGGCGCGTGGGCCGACAACATCTCGTTGTACGAGGACACGATGCCGATGTTCGGCTCGCGAATCTGCTTGATGACGAGCTTGTCGTTGCCTTCCAGACCCGCGAAGCCGTGAGCCAGGTTGGCGCATGAGAGCGCGCCGCGCGCCGGGAACTTGCCCTGCGCCTGATGGATGCGGGCCAGGTAGGCCTCGCGCGTGGGCTTGCTGCGCTCGATCACACGTTGCGTGACTTTCAACAATTGCGAATGCGGGGAAACCATCGGAGCTCCTTCGTCGCTGGCTTTGAGGGGCGCATGCGCGCCGTGCCAGGTAGGTATCGCAGGGGATGTCGGATCAGCCGACCCACGTCATCTTAGTAGAAAAACTACACGATCGCAATGCGATGTCTTGCTGCGCCGCCGCATCTTGCCGATATACGTTGAGCCATACTGGTGGCCCGTATGCGGGGAATCGGCGAAAGATAGGGATTACACCTACGCGCTGATTTGTAGTTTTTGTACCTTTTGTGGCGATCAGCTATAGTCCACGCATTCTTCAGCATAGTGCGAGTTTTCCGATGATGCTGTCCCAGGTGGAAGAGATGCGCGATCAGTTGCGGCCGTCCGAACGCAAGCTGGCCGATTACATCATCGAGGCGCCGCGTGAGGTGCTCGATCTGTCAATGACCGAGGTGGCCGCGCGCGCGGGCGTGAGTCAGCCGACTATCGCGCGGTTTTGTCATGCGCTGGGGTTTTCGGGGTTTCGCGAGTTCAAGATCCGGCTGGCGCAGGGGATCGCGGCGGCCGTGCCGACCGTCTATCGCGACGTGCGGCCGGATGAAGGCGCGCCGGGACTGATTGCGAAAGTGTTCGACCGGACTATCGGGACCTTGATCGAGGTGCGCAATAACCTGTCGCCGGATAGTGTTCACGCGGCAGTGGAACTGCTCGCCAATGCGGCGCGTATCGAGTTCTACGGCGCGGGCGGATCAGGGATTGCCGCCCAGGATATCCAGCACAAGTTCTTCCGGCTCGGGATGCCGAGCGTCGCGTATTCCGATCCGCATACGTATTCGATGTCGGCGGCGTTGCTCGAACCTGGCGATGTCGTGGTGGCGGTATCCAACACCGGCCGCACACG is drawn from Burkholderia sp. 9120 and contains these coding sequences:
- a CDS encoding MurR/RpiR family transcriptional regulator, with the translated sequence MMLSQVEEMRDQLRPSERKLADYIIEAPREVLDLSMTEVAARAGVSQPTIARFCHALGFSGFREFKIRLAQGIAAAVPTVYRDVRPDEGAPGLIAKVFDRTIGTLIEVRNNLSPDSVHAAVELLANAARIEFYGAGGSGIAAQDIQHKFFRLGMPSVAYSDPHTYSMSAALLEPGDVVVAVSNTGRTRDIIEAARSALARGAKVIAITHGSSPLARVATICLFSNVVEETDVFSPMTSRMSHLAIGDILAVGVALSRGPELVERLGQAKGVIGRLRIDGEA